A stretch of Desulfarculaceae bacterium DNA encodes these proteins:
- a CDS encoding (2Fe-2S) ferredoxin domain-containing protein: MGIPANQILVCQSFRLKGDPQGICHKKTDGFLQYLEEEILDRGLDCQVVATGCLKQCDQGPAMVVQPNNWWFKGVDSEAAIDAILDGLEDGEPPEEYLIG, from the coding sequence ATGGGAATCCCGGCCAATCAGATTCTGGTCTGTCAGAGCTTCCGCCTCAAGGGCGATCCCCAGGGCATCTGCCACAAGAAGACCGACGGCTTTTTGCAGTACCTGGAAGAGGAGATCCTGGACCGTGGCCTGGACTGCCAGGTGGTGGCCACCGGCTGCCTCAAGCAGTGCGACCAGGGCCCGGCCATGGTGGTGCAGCCCAACAACTGGTGGTTCAAGGGCGTGGACAGCGAGGCGGCCATCGACGCCATCCTGGACGGCCTGGAAGACGGCGAACCGCCCGAGGAATATTTGATCGGCTAG
- a CDS encoding radical SAM protein: MAKIIDHDSAPDFCADHRRSSGRIHLPVAPRALAKVRFTPDQPLPRALTPEQALNWLEYLEDQGDAIKVVNLNGPGDPLATPELTLKTLALVRERYPEVSLCLTTLGLGAAEIAPELAKLGLAHVSILMDAVDPSVVERIYAWIRPGKRTLPLSEAAKTLVKEQPFAIAALVEAEVPVQVKTTLYPWINAEQVGEIAQRAAELGVAEMKLFPFLPKGEDCPQPCQPADPAELERLAALASKHLPVQAIDLASCAQALEWDFNEPAASQVVLPKPSQQKPYLAVCSSDGFEVDLHLGQAGQFLIYGPQDGPVVLREARPAPEPGEGDARWQQVYLVLSDCFAVLAAAAGQAPRRLLGDKGLPVLIQEGNVEGLVDVLFGGGKKKGGKK, from the coding sequence ATGGCTAAGATTATCGATCACGACTCGGCCCCGGACTTTTGCGCCGACCACCGCCGCTCCTCGGGACGCATCCACCTGCCTGTGGCCCCCCGGGCCCTGGCCAAGGTGCGCTTCACCCCGGACCAGCCCCTGCCCCGGGCCCTGACTCCGGAGCAGGCCCTCAACTGGCTGGAGTATTTGGAAGACCAGGGCGACGCCATCAAGGTGGTCAACCTCAACGGCCCCGGCGACCCCCTGGCAACGCCGGAGTTGACCCTCAAGACCCTGGCCCTGGTGCGCGAGCGCTACCCCGAGGTCAGCCTGTGCCTCACCACCCTGGGCCTGGGCGCGGCGGAGATCGCGCCCGAGCTGGCCAAGCTGGGCCTGGCCCACGTGTCCATCCTCATGGACGCGGTGGACCCCTCGGTGGTGGAGCGCATCTACGCCTGGATACGCCCGGGCAAGCGCACCCTGCCGCTGAGCGAGGCGGCCAAGACCCTGGTCAAGGAACAGCCCTTTGCCATCGCCGCCCTGGTGGAGGCCGAGGTGCCGGTGCAGGTGAAGACCACCCTCTATCCCTGGATCAACGCGGAGCAGGTGGGCGAGATCGCCCAGCGGGCGGCCGAGTTAGGGGTGGCGGAGATGAAGCTGTTCCCCTTCCTGCCCAAGGGCGAGGACTGCCCCCAGCCCTGCCAGCCGGCCGACCCGGCCGAGCTGGAGCGCCTGGCCGCCCTGGCTTCCAAGCACCTTCCCGTCCAGGCCATCGACCTGGCCTCCTGCGCCCAGGCCCTGGAGTGGGACTTCAACGAGCCCGCCGCCAGCCAGGTGGTGTTGCCAAAGCCCAGCCAGCAGAAGCCCTATTTGGCGGTGTGCAGCTCTGACGGCTTCGAGGTGGACCTGCATTTGGGCCAGGCCGGGCAGTTCCTCATCTACGGTCCCCAGGACGGGCCGGTGGTGCTCCGGGAGGCGCGGCCCGCGCCCGAGCCCGGCGAGGGCGATGCCCGCTGGCAACAGGTCTACCTGGTGCTCAGCGACTGCTTCGCGGTCTTGGCCGCGGCCGCCGGGCAAGCGCCGCGCAGGCTGTTGGGCGACAAGGGCCTGCCGGTGTTGATCCAGGAGGGCAACGTGGAAGGCCTGGTGGACGTGCTCTTCGGCGGCGGCAAGAAAAAGGGCGGCAAGAAATAG